In Corynebacterium aquatimens, one genomic interval encodes:
- a CDS encoding ABC transporter substrate-binding protein has product MTHTRSRVSQFFAMVMALLTVAALATTLAACSDGGAGEGEKILFAPDWTPNTNQTGLFVAKAKGFFEDTGIDVEILPYNEAGTDVLVDSGQATFGMGTQDRLTIAKSAGADIKSVMAVEQHWATEIAVLADRADIKSPKDLDGKTFGGFGEPADEAILKGVIQAAGGKGEFDSVVLNTNAYEALYNKEVDFTIPYVAWESIEAKKRGIDLKGWRYTDFGFPDNYQIIIFGNQDWMAQHPEETTKFVQAVQRGYQYAIDNPEDAAKILQEENPELLTDLDLLIESQKTLSGEFMRDADGKFGRQTEKQWADLGAFLYDNNLLVDRDGKPLANQPEWKNFFTNEYLAD; this is encoded by the coding sequence ATGACTCACACGAGATCCCGGGTATCCCAGTTCTTTGCCATGGTGATGGCGCTGCTCACCGTCGCGGCGCTCGCGACAACACTCGCGGCGTGCAGCGACGGCGGCGCGGGCGAGGGGGAGAAGATCCTCTTCGCTCCGGACTGGACGCCGAACACGAACCAGACCGGGTTATTCGTGGCCAAGGCGAAGGGATTCTTCGAAGACACCGGGATCGACGTGGAGATCCTGCCGTACAACGAAGCCGGCACCGATGTTCTGGTGGACTCCGGCCAGGCGACGTTCGGGATGGGAACCCAGGATCGATTGACCATTGCCAAATCTGCGGGGGCGGACATCAAGTCGGTCATGGCAGTTGAGCAGCATTGGGCAACCGAGATCGCGGTCTTGGCAGACCGGGCTGATATTAAAAGCCCCAAAGACCTGGACGGAAAGACCTTCGGCGGCTTCGGTGAACCCGCGGATGAAGCAATCCTCAAAGGCGTCATCCAGGCCGCTGGCGGCAAGGGCGAGTTCGACTCCGTGGTGCTAAACACCAACGCCTATGAAGCGCTGTACAACAAGGAAGTGGATTTCACCATTCCGTACGTGGCCTGGGAGTCCATTGAGGCTAAAAAGCGCGGCATCGATCTGAAAGGCTGGCGCTATACGGACTTCGGTTTCCCGGATAACTACCAGATCATCATCTTTGGCAACCAGGACTGGATGGCGCAGCACCCAGAAGAAACAACAAAATTCGTCCAGGCAGTGCAGCGCGGCTACCAGTACGCCATCGACAACCCGGAAGACGCTGCGAAGATCCTCCAGGAGGAAAACCCCGAGTTGCTCACAGACCTGGACCTATTAATTGAGAGTCAAAAGACGCTTTCCGGTGAGTTCATGCGAGACGCCGACGGCAAGTTCGGCCGTCAAACCGAAAAGCAGTGGGCAGACCTGGGTGCCTTCTTATACGACAACAATCTGCTGGTAGACCGTGACGGTAAGCCCTTGGCCAACCAGCCGGAGTGGAAGAACTTCTTCACCAATGAGTACCTCGCCGACTAA